AGTTACCAAAGCCACCtgagaggaaggaaaaagaggagaaaactcAAAGTTAACAAGCAAAAGGCGCGTCCTGTAAAATAAAAGGAACGAGCCAGTTTGTGCcggagagtgcagtactcctccaaggctgctcagtcgtatcatttctgacggatgaaatcttgaaaaaatttgcgGCAATTCTTTTGTGAGTTTAGTAAAATAATAGCACAAATCTATGAACGAAAAACACTATAACTGGttgaaaaacaagtaaaatttATGTGTAAAATAAGTAGAAGTCAACCTAAATTTGATCCTTTTTAGACGCTGTTATCGACAACTAACTGCAATTTTGCTAATATCACATTTTTGCAGAAgcatatttcatatttactgAAACTGAACTTCCTGACTGTGGTTTGACAGTTGTTTTTCAGAGTAGCAGTGCAAAATTAAACTGCAGCACTTAGTTTTATCACGTGCTTTTACTGTAGTCCTGTCAGATTCTGCATCTGGATTCTTCTCTGGCATCTTTGTGGCCTTTTAGTATCGACGGTTTTCAGTTGATCGTTTTGGtggcaggaaaagaaaaagtgtttcAGAATAAATCGCTGTTTCACGGTTCGGAAGCTGGTTTCTGTTAATCCGCAGCTTATTTTCTTGGTGAATTGCTCGATCTACACTGGTTAAAAGTCTCCTGAAAAACCAGAATACAGCTCAAATTATCCATGTCAGAcgggaaaaagcagcaaattttcTCATTTAGGAAGCTGGAAACATcaaatttaggttttttttattgcatgaaatttaataaaatgctcCTAAAATGTCACTTCGGCCACACTGGTGTGATGtaaaacacagaattaaagTCTGCTTCTGCTTTTCCTGCCACTAAATCCGATTCTTGTTCGATTTTAAAAGTGGATTTTTCCTTGCAGCCAAACTAAAATGTtagtttaatatttcattttttttatggtACATCCTCAGACTGGATCCTCACCTCCTCCAAACCCACGGGTTCCTCCGTGTCCTGCCTGGTTGCGTCCTCCACGTCCTCCAAACCCTCCAGCGTTGACTCCGGCGGCCGTCTGACGATAATCACGAGCCCCGAAACcaccggagaacctggagacgAAACGAAAGATAAGATTTCAGTCCAACAGAAAAGGAGTGCATGGAATCATTTATACCCTCTAGTGGGGTTAGAAGGGGACGGTGTTTCTGTGCACCTCTTAGAGCGCCCCCTGTTGCTGCTCTTGTGCTGGTGCTCATAGGCCAGACTCTCCAGCCATGATGGAACCTCCTGTTTGGCCTCCACTAGGATGTCCAGCAGGTCTTTAGTGATGTTCCCGTTTTTATCGTTGAAGAACGACGTGGCCAGCCCTGCAGGGAACAAACAGGACGCGTCCAATGACACAGAATATATTTTGTCACAGTAGCACAGCACAAACCTCTGCATTAGTCGAGGTCTTACCCAGGTTTCCTACTCGTCCTGTACGTCCAATACGGTGCACGTACTCCTCTATGTCGCTGGGCAGGTCAAAGTTAATAACATGTTTCACGTTGGAGATGTCCAGACCCCGAGCTGCCACCTGAGAGCACAAGACCAGAGCAGCTGGCGTCAACAAATGAATTACTCGAGTATTTTCAGTCTGACAGGGTAGCTGAGCATACTTGTGCAAGACTGCGGTGTTTTCAGAAAACAGCTCTACTCAATGGAGCCGTTTCGCTAATCTGTCACCCTTTTTACGCAGGAGGTGtccaaacaaaacagcatgtGCAATGTATTTCATCGggaatcattttttaaaaaacacaatgaaaaagtGGAATATCAGCCTCAACAAACTGCAAAGCTGATAATCGGTCAACCCTTACCAGAAAATTCAATTCCTCCTAAATAGTTTTCAGCGTTATTGTTACGTGCGTGTCATTTTCCTGCTCTCGTGAAACGGTGTTTGCCGTGCAGTGACCAGGATTTTACGTGTACTGACCGCCGTAGCCACCAGAATGGGGCATTTTCCTGATCTGAACTGGTTCAGGGCCTCCTCTCGGTCTCTCTGGGAACGGTCGCCATGGATACTGGTGCAGGCGTAGCCCTCCCGGTACAGGAAGTCCTCCAAGGCGTCGGCGCCTTTCTTGGTCTCCACAAAAACCAGAGTCAACGAGTCCTTGCCTGGTCAACCGAGACAGAAGACGCCTGAAGTTAATGGTAGAAAAAAAACGCTGCACTGCGCTGGGactgaaaattaaaaactagTATGAACTCCTGAGCAACTACTGACGAAATTCTGAAGTAAGGAGCTGAAAGTCAAGTCAAGCTGCTCCGAGATAAATGAACAATCATACCAGAGGGCCACCATATGTCACAGATCTGACTGTATCTAATGGACTGTGGCACCATGGACAGCATTCTTGGGTGTGAATCAGATTCAATGATCACAGCCCTACTTGCAGACTGCACGTCTCCATTTACAGTTGGTACAGTCCATGATGTGACACATGCAGGTTTGCTTACTTTAAACAAACCACATCACAGTACAATAGATGGAGCAGCAGGCAACAGGAGGTGCAGCGTGGATAAAAACAACCAGTAATCagcagataaaaaagaaaacaactaacaGCATCAGCAGCACTTTGTTTCTGTGCAGGCACTACTAGAgccactgatggaaagacttTGGTCATCGTTTTCTGATTCAGCAGCGTCACTAATCATTTGATAGACGCTGAGGAAGGGCAGCATCAGTGACCAGACTCTCTCCATCAGGGCGACATGTCTGACATGACGACACCACAGCAACAGAACTGGACATCAAGATGAACCAATAAACTCATGAgctataaaaaacaaacaaaaaacaacaacaacaagcaactTCAGCTGAGCAGAGCTGACCGGTGAAATGATACACAGAACCGAAATCAACTGAATGACCAAAAGGTTCTCCATCCACAGGGAGGAAAAGTAAAGTCAAGCACAACTACTGGGAACATGAAATGACAGGTGAAAGGTTCTAGGTTGAGGATCTTACCGGGTTTCTCTATGTTGTCTCCATTACCGTCCTGTACCTCGCTGGGGATGACTTGAGATAAAACCACACCAGACCACCGACATGTAAACTGCACTCAGTCACCAGTTCAACACCAAGTCTGTGAATCTAATGTTCctaatttaaccctctgaaccccgagCAGTTTGTAGCCGTTTCTTTGCTCTCCGCTCTTTTTTCACTGCGATCTAAAGTCGTgtttggaaacagaacaactacAAAGACGGAGAGAGCTCAGAAATGTCAGGATGACACTTGCTAAAATACTTTAAAACACAATCCCACACACTAGATACTAGGGATGTAACAAAGTTTCGAGCCACGAAATTTcacgaaataaaaaaatgacgaaataaaattcaaagacgcacaaaataaaaacatgaaataaaaaaacgcGAAGGGGTGCCGCGcaagactgatgatttttgacccttCTGATTATTACAccaacaaagcacttttttattgagattttatgtttgtatttgcactgtagtgtaaataaggggaaaaaactacaattttgtttttctcaaagagtatttattttgtactgatgcagcattattttttgtaagtCTGCATAaggtagaaaataaagaaaatgacatttttgcataacttcctactgttggggattttccttcatctttatttcgtatcgtgagccctgtttcgtatttcgtatcttttcgtgagttgaccatttcgttacaACCTTACTAGACACAGATgatagatatttaactatttacatttttacattctttgttttagcattttttgaaGAGCAACTctaaaagatgtttcaccatgctgaatggatctccaacaacatgctcctctgttcaccgttTCTGAGCCATGACACATTTGTTTTAGTGATCCAggagctttgattttcctctcagtctctctgtggaaacactgcctgccgTTTAACCTGAaaactcagaatttttgtcCCGTTATTGTTGGTCACACCAGCTGGTGGACCCAAATATTCAGTGGTgacggtggtatccgaatatttattttgagatccgaatactCGGACCCCCACCCCCATCAGACAATGTCACGTGATCAGTATTTGTGCTGCCAATTTGCATGATCCTAATATTTGcactcccctcctcctccagaaTACTCAGATATTCGTCAATAATCGGGCCCGAACATataatgatacaaggaacaactgattaaattgtgggggtgtttccaagtcccatcaattcccgctgcctgctccatatttaggtcacacggttcggtatccgtacataacatacacatgcagaacacacgcctgttcTCTTTTTATTGAAGATTTCGTCTGTTGGACATGAtacgacgactgagcagccttggcggagtactgtgctctctgagggcttttcttgctTGATATTTGTGCGATAACTGCTCCGTAGAAAACTGTCTTCCTTGAATCTGGTCCGTGGAGCACAAAAGTCACATCTGACCCACAAACAGTTTCTCAGTTGCATTTGTCAAAATCTGAATTTGGTTCATATTTGACATAATTCTAAATGAGATAGGTAGAATAAAAGCATTcagataaaatattttaattttagacGTAGATTTTTCTGATAAAATGGGATGTCACATGATTAATGTACATTTTCTGCTGATGGTTGAATTGTGTatttgtacagattttttttgaaagctgCCGGTAGGTTtggaggttcagagggttaacagaGGGGTAATGCCTCGGCTCAAACAACTATTGTCAGACTACATAAAGCAACTTATTTTCCCAACCACAAATTTGACACTTGAAAAGAAACTAAATGTAGAGTATTGACATCTAACAGTGTTTTCAGACAGCTAAAAGACAGAGGACATTCATGGACGTTACACCAGGTGGAAACTTGTTGACTAAGGTGTGACAATGGTAAGGTTTCATGAACTCtattgtgtgtgtctttgtgtgttagCAGTAGCTCAATGCTAATGTAGACGATTCAGCTTGCAgacatgttttctgtctcagtgtTGTGAACGTTGCTGAGAGATCGTCTCACCCGTAGCGCTGAGCAGGTCCAGGAGGAAAGACCTCTTATCGCTCTCCTCCACCCACACCACCTTCTGAGTGATGTTCTCCGAGGTGGAACCCACTCTGCCCACGGCCAGGAAGATGTACTCCTCCAGGAAATCCCTCGCTAGGATCTGCAGATTTGTTTCGCATGAAGACAatcaatcagactttatttatgGCAGACCAGCACGTGATAAAAGCATGAATCGGTGTCTGATAGAGGACTTGTGGCAGTCTGGCGATGTTTCTGAAGTAATAATACAATCACTTTATCAATAAAGAGGATTTTGAACGCGTTTGCACggttttaatgacagagctTAAGCCAAGTTTAAGCCACATGGGACCTtcggaaaaaaatatttttggcaagatttgtcattttagattcatttttagAACATTGTAGTCATTAATTTGACTttgttttggacacatttgagtcattttaaacttttttctgtcactttggatCAATTTTGGATaaactaaagtcattttggatggatttcatctcattttggacacaatCTAGACAATTTTTTAGGGATTTTGGATTATTGTTAACAAGATTTATGttattttcaacacattttgagtctagttttgtgtatttgcaatGATGTGCACAGCTAGAAGCAGAACAGTGTACACAAGGACGTGTTATTACTGCACCTTCTTCTATTTGCAtgttttggactcattttggtTGTCAGGACAATTTGTTTAcgcattttggacaagtttggactaattttggatAAACTGAGGTTATTTGGATGAATTTCACCCaatttctgacacattttaagAATATTCAGTAAAGTTTTAGTCATATAGGacattatttttatgtcattttagactactgttgagtcattttgagaaTGTTGTAGTCAcaatttgactttattttggacacatttgagtcattttagacttttttctgtcattttggatcaattttgGATAAACTTAAGtcactgtggacagattttgcCTCAATTCTGACAGAATTTAGACaaatttttaggaattttgAACTATTTTTGGGTAATTGTTGACAAGACTTATGTCGTTTTAGACTAATTAAGAGTCCAGTTTATTTGTAATGATGTGTGCAGCTAGAAGCAGAACAGTGCACACCAGGACATGTTATTTGCAAATCTGTTCTTCTATTTGCACATTTCGGTCTAATTTTGGGTCATTCTGGATTATTTTTTACGCATTTTGGACAAGCTTTAATCATTTGTGACAGATTTCACctaattttggacagatttttagCAATTTTAGATAAGTTTTAGCCATTTAGGACTAGTTTTGGTTATTTATTGACAAGATTTGGATATTTAGCGGCGTTTTTCAGTAGTTTTGTTTACTTGCAGTGATGTGCACAGCTGGGATATTAACAGTGTAAACAAGGTGGAATACCAGCatgatttgcacatttttttctgaccaggaacaccccacaagagctgcagttctggagatgctctgaGCCAGTCGTCTTGTCAAACTGGCTCAAATCCTAATGCTtgaacatttttcctgcttctaacatcaactttgaggacaaaatgttcactttctgCCTCATATATCCAACTCACTACCAGGCACCGTGATGGAGAGATAATCAGATtatcacttcacctgtcagcggTCAGAAGGTTCTATCTGATCAGTTTATACACCAGGTCGATTTCTTTTAACTTCAGATCCATAAAAGGTCCAGAAGCGAAACTCTGAACTGATACCTGGATCTCTTTAGGAAAGGTGGCGCTGAACATCATGGTTTGTCGGATGCCTTTATGCGGCATGGTGTCCTGCTCAACGATGCGTCGGATCTGCGGCTCAAAGCCCATGTCCAGCATTCGATCCGCCTCGTCCAGGACCAGGTAGCTGAAGCAagcagaggaagagaagaagccATGATAGAAACTAAAGGCATTTAACTCTGCCACCGCGTGTGTCCCGTCCTTCCTGTCGTCCGTCTTACTTGCAGTAGTCCAGTCCTATCTTGCCtctctccatcatgtccaccagTCTTCCAGGCGTGGCCACCAGCAGATGGCAGCCTCTCTCCAGGTCTCTGATCTGCTGGCCGATGTCTGCTCCTCCGTAAACAACGCAGGGACGCACTCTGGAGCGGTAGGAAAACTAGACGGAGCAAAGCAAGCGTGAGGAGGCTGGATTTTAGGTTCTTTAAGTGGTTTTGAGCATTTAAGACGATTTGACTCTTTTTCTCGTGACCCTTTGTCTACTGGGATCAACTACAAGCCACTGGAACCTCTTTTAGAAGGAAACATGACGACTTTAAAAAGCCGTTTAAATGAAATCCTTAACCATTGGTTTAATTAGTAATTAATATTTGTCCTGTATGTCTGTACACATTTTGAGTCTAGtttagtgtttttgtaatgatgtGTGCAGCTCGAAGCAGAACAGTGCACACAAGGACGTGTTATGTTTGCGCTTGCTTTCTtctatttgcacattttggactaattttgggTAATTGTGGacaatttttatgtattttggacaagtttgagtCATATTAGACAAATTTTGGATAAAATTAGATCATTTTGGACGGATTTCACAtaattttttgacatattttaggAATTTTCAGATACGTTTTGATCATTtgtgacatttagaaaaataaagtcagacaaaaaaacaacaaaaaacaagacataatacTAATAAAACTAGACAaagaagttacaaagcaacaaaaaaatgaacaaaaaattgcacaaatgacacaaatgggagaaaaaaatgacaataaaagaaacaaaacgacaaaaaaatacacaaacgacaaaagtcagacaaaaaaaataaaaaacaacaagaagaagacaaaatattccaaaatgagacacaaaatgacaacacgATCTGAGTGAGAGTCACTGAGAGTCATTTAGTTTGCTTTTAAAGCTCATCGTAAACCGATTGTTAAAAAGGGAAAGATTAGATCAGTTTATTCTTCTTTCATTAAGATGTTTGAGAACTTTTGCTTTTGTATTGCgttgaatattttttcttttgtcaatgaatgaaataaaaactaactaAACTGTGAGATTCTTACTTATTATCCAGCTGTATGCAGTTTTAAAGAGGTTTAAGAACTTCTGCTACATAAGAATCTTGTTCCTATTTTTGCTTGTGTATTGTCGTAACCAGCTGGAGAACTTTTCTTCTGTTGTATCTTATTGGTATTTCCATGTTGACTATGAACACTATTCCATGTCAGTGTTTGCGTTCACCTTCCTGGCTTCGTCATATATCTGCAGGGCCAGTTCTCTGGTCGGAGCCAGGACCAGGGAGATGGGGTACTGCTTACGACGGCCGAACTTCCCGTTCTCCTGCAACACAGTGGCAGCACCAGTCTATCAACAGCTCGTCTTTGGAGTGTAGTAAAAACTTTAACTCAAATATGAGCTTCATGTTCATGTATTTCAGATGACGGGGCAATAGAAAAGTCACACATCTTCTACATCTAATCTACGAGACCAGTCTGTCTGACAGAACATTACTGACTCCGATTTAGGgggtttgtttagttttttgtactttatttGAGAGACACAGAAGTTTGTTGACATTCAACCTCCACATGTGCAAAACAAAACCGGTGGGGAACATCAGGATCATAAAATAATTTGGCTGCAGATGAAAActaggaaagcactcagagctcagtcctcctccaaggctgctcattccctcatacggcattgtcaga
This portion of the Acanthochromis polyacanthus isolate Apoly-LR-REF ecotype Palm Island chromosome 22, KAUST_Apoly_ChrSc, whole genome shotgun sequence genome encodes:
- the LOC110967885 gene encoding ATP-dependent RNA helicase DDX3X-like isoform X4 codes for the protein MSHVAVENAHGLEQQLAVLDLSAADGQGGGTNRRYIPPHLRNKDVSKNGNAFAAGRQGGYTIAPATNYGWDGGRNNFVNGYHDNRMTGNTFNRGPPRMERGRGGVGGGGYRGNRGGAFNPINPAQPMSFDAGGWNTAKDAYSSFGNNRGKSAFFNDRGNANRGRFEHGGFGGGGGGGNSRWVEESRDDGDWSKPTPRNERLEHELFSGSNTGINFEKYDDIPVEATGQNCPHHIESFQDVDMGEIIMGNIALSRYTRPTPVQKYAIPIVKSKRDLMACAQTGSGKTAAFLLPILSQIYADGPGEALNAAKASGQENGKFGRRKQYPISLVLAPTRELALQIYDEARKFSYRSRVRPCVVYGGADIGQQIRDLERGCHLLVATPGRLVDMMERGKIGLDYCNYLVLDEADRMLDMGFEPQIRRIVEQDTMPHKGIRQTMMFSATFPKEIQILARDFLEEYIFLAVGRVGSTSENITQKVVWVEESDKRSFLLDLLSATVIPSEVQDGNGDNIEKPGKDSLTLVFVETKKGADALEDFLYREGYACTSIHGDRSQRDREEALNQFRSGKCPILVATAVAARGLDISNVKHVINFDLPSDIEEYVHRIGRTGRVGNLGLATSFFNDKNGNITKDLLDILVEAKQEVPSWLESLAYEHQHKSSNRGRSKRFSGGFGARDYRQTAAGVNAGGFGGRGGRNQAGHGGTRGFGGGGFGNFYTSDGYGGNYSHSQVDWWGN
- the LOC110967885 gene encoding ATP-dependent RNA helicase DDX3X-like isoform X5, whose product is MSHVAVENAHGLEQQLAVLDLSAADGQGGGTNSKQPTCFWRYIPPHLRNKDVSKNVGNAFAAGRQGGYTIAPATNYGWDGGRNNFVNGYHDNRMTGNTFNRGPPRMERGRGGVGGGGYRGNRGGAFNPINPAQPMSFDAGGWNTAKDAYSSFGNNRGKSAFFNDRGNANRGRFEHGGFGGGGGGGNSRWVEESRDDGDWSKPTPRNERLEHELFSGSNTGINFEKYDDIPVEATGQNCPHHIESFQDVDMGEIIMGNIALSRYTRPTPVQKYAIPIVKSKRDLMACAQTGSGKTAAFLLPILSQIYADGPGEALNAAKASGQENGKFGRRKQYPISLVLAPTRELALQIYDEARKFSYRSRVRPCVVYGGADIGQQIRDLERGCHLLVATPGRLVDMMERGKIGLDYCNYLVLDEADRMLDMGFEPQIRRIVEQDTMPHKGIRQTMMFSATFPKEIQILARDFLEEYIFLAVGRVGSTSENITQKVVWVEESDKRSFLLDLLSATGKDSLTLVFVETKKGADALEDFLYREGYACTSIHGDRSQRDREEALNQFRSGKCPILVATAVAARGLDISNVKHVINFDLPSDIEEYVHRIGRTGRVGNLGLATSFFNDKNGNITKDLLDILVEAKQEVPSWLESLAYEHQHKSSNRGRSKRFSGGFGARDYRQTAAGVNAGGFGGRGGRNQAGHGGTRGFGGGGFGNFYTSDGYGGNYSHSQVDWWGN
- the LOC110967885 gene encoding ATP-dependent RNA helicase DDX3X-like isoform X1, whose product is MSHVAVENAHGLEQQLAVLDLSAADGQGGGTNSKQPTCFWRYIPPHLRNKDVSKNVGNAFAAGRQGGYTIAPATNYGWDGGRNNFVNGYHDNRMTGNTFNRGPPRMERGRGGVGGGGYRGNRGGAFNPINPAQPMSFDAGGWNTAKDAYSSFGNNRGKSAFFNDRGNANRGRFEHGGFGGGGGGGNSRWVEESRDDGDWSKPTPRNERLEHELFSGSNTGINFEKYDDIPVEATGQNCPHHIESFQDVDMGEIIMGNIALSRYTRPTPVQKYAIPIVKSKRDLMACAQTGSGKTAAFLLPILSQIYADGPGEALNAAKASGQENGKFGRRKQYPISLVLAPTRELALQIYDEARKFSYRSRVRPCVVYGGADIGQQIRDLERGCHLLVATPGRLVDMMERGKIGLDYCNYLVLDEADRMLDMGFEPQIRRIVEQDTMPHKGIRQTMMFSATFPKEIQILARDFLEEYIFLAVGRVGSTSENITQKVVWVEESDKRSFLLDLLSATVIPSEVQDGNGDNIEKPGKDSLTLVFVETKKGADALEDFLYREGYACTSIHGDRSQRDREEALNQFRSGKCPILVATAVAARGLDISNVKHVINFDLPSDIEEYVHRIGRTGRVGNLGLATSFFNDKNGNITKDLLDILVEAKQEVPSWLESLAYEHQHKSSNRGRSKRFSGGFGARDYRQTAAGVNAGGFGGRGGRNQAGHGGTRGFGGGGFGNFYTSDGYGGNYSHSQVDWWGN
- the LOC110967885 gene encoding ATP-dependent RNA helicase DDX3X-like isoform X6, translated to MSHVAVENAHGLEQQLAVLDLSAADGQGGGTNRRYIPPHLRNKDVSKNVGNAFAAGRQGGYTIAPATNYGWDGGRNNFVNGYHDNRMTGNTFNRGPPRMERGRGGVGGGGYRGNRGGAFNPINPAQPMSFDAGGWNTAKDAYSSFGNNRGKSAFFNDRGNANRGRFEHGGFGGGGGGGNSRWVEESRDDGDWSKPTPRNERLEHELFSGSNTGINFEKYDDIPVEATGQNCPHHIESFQDVDMGEIIMGNIALSRYTRPTPVQKYAIPIVKSKRDLMACAQTGSGKTAAFLLPILSQIYADGPGEALNAAKASGQENGKFGRRKQYPISLVLAPTRELALQIYDEARKFSYRSRVRPCVVYGGADIGQQIRDLERGCHLLVATPGRLVDMMERGKIGLDYCNYLVLDEADRMLDMGFEPQIRRIVEQDTMPHKGIRQTMMFSATFPKEIQILARDFLEEYIFLAVGRVGSTSENITQKVVWVEESDKRSFLLDLLSATGKDSLTLVFVETKKGADALEDFLYREGYACTSIHGDRSQRDREEALNQFRSGKCPILVATAVAARGLDISNVKHVINFDLPSDIEEYVHRIGRTGRVGNLGLATSFFNDKNGNITKDLLDILVEAKQEVPSWLESLAYEHQHKSSNRGRSKRFSGGFGARDYRQTAAGVNAGGFGGRGGRNQAGHGGTRGFGGGGFGNFYTSDGYGGNYSHSQVDWWGN
- the LOC110967885 gene encoding ATP-dependent RNA helicase DDX3X-like isoform X2, yielding MSHVAVENAHGLEQQLAVLDLSAADGQGGGTNSKQPTCFWRYIPPHLRNKDVSKNGNAFAAGRQGGYTIAPATNYGWDGGRNNFVNGYHDNRMTGNTFNRGPPRMERGRGGVGGGGYRGNRGGAFNPINPAQPMSFDAGGWNTAKDAYSSFGNNRGKSAFFNDRGNANRGRFEHGGFGGGGGGGNSRWVEESRDDGDWSKPTPRNERLEHELFSGSNTGINFEKYDDIPVEATGQNCPHHIESFQDVDMGEIIMGNIALSRYTRPTPVQKYAIPIVKSKRDLMACAQTGSGKTAAFLLPILSQIYADGPGEALNAAKASGQENGKFGRRKQYPISLVLAPTRELALQIYDEARKFSYRSRVRPCVVYGGADIGQQIRDLERGCHLLVATPGRLVDMMERGKIGLDYCNYLVLDEADRMLDMGFEPQIRRIVEQDTMPHKGIRQTMMFSATFPKEIQILARDFLEEYIFLAVGRVGSTSENITQKVVWVEESDKRSFLLDLLSATVIPSEVQDGNGDNIEKPGKDSLTLVFVETKKGADALEDFLYREGYACTSIHGDRSQRDREEALNQFRSGKCPILVATAVAARGLDISNVKHVINFDLPSDIEEYVHRIGRTGRVGNLGLATSFFNDKNGNITKDLLDILVEAKQEVPSWLESLAYEHQHKSSNRGRSKRFSGGFGARDYRQTAAGVNAGGFGGRGGRNQAGHGGTRGFGGGGFGNFYTSDGYGGNYSHSQVDWWGN
- the LOC110967885 gene encoding ATP-dependent RNA helicase DDX3X-like isoform X3 — its product is MSHVAVENAHGLEQQLAVLDLSAADGQGGGTNRRYIPPHLRNKDVSKNVGNAFAAGRQGGYTIAPATNYGWDGGRNNFVNGYHDNRMTGNTFNRGPPRMERGRGGVGGGGYRGNRGGAFNPINPAQPMSFDAGGWNTAKDAYSSFGNNRGKSAFFNDRGNANRGRFEHGGFGGGGGGGNSRWVEESRDDGDWSKPTPRNERLEHELFSGSNTGINFEKYDDIPVEATGQNCPHHIESFQDVDMGEIIMGNIALSRYTRPTPVQKYAIPIVKSKRDLMACAQTGSGKTAAFLLPILSQIYADGPGEALNAAKASGQENGKFGRRKQYPISLVLAPTRELALQIYDEARKFSYRSRVRPCVVYGGADIGQQIRDLERGCHLLVATPGRLVDMMERGKIGLDYCNYLVLDEADRMLDMGFEPQIRRIVEQDTMPHKGIRQTMMFSATFPKEIQILARDFLEEYIFLAVGRVGSTSENITQKVVWVEESDKRSFLLDLLSATVIPSEVQDGNGDNIEKPGKDSLTLVFVETKKGADALEDFLYREGYACTSIHGDRSQRDREEALNQFRSGKCPILVATAVAARGLDISNVKHVINFDLPSDIEEYVHRIGRTGRVGNLGLATSFFNDKNGNITKDLLDILVEAKQEVPSWLESLAYEHQHKSSNRGRSKRFSGGFGARDYRQTAAGVNAGGFGGRGGRNQAGHGGTRGFGGGGFGNFYTSDGYGGNYSHSQVDWWGN